In Gemmobacter fulvus, a single window of DNA contains:
- a CDS encoding triose-phosphate isomerase: MTTTPPVWIGTSWKMHKTLAEALAFADALLAADATRDPRIQRFVIPPFTAIRQVKDRLAGSSVKVGAQTMHWADQGAWTGEVSAPMLVDCGMDLVELGHSERRTHFGESNETVGLKVEAALRHGLTPLICIGETLADRDSGRADAVLEAEVRAALGKLRPDQNSAPILLAYEPVWAIGEHGVPASADYADARQARIATVAAEMLGRRVPCLYGGSVNPGNCAELIACPHIDGLFIGRSAWSVAGYLDILARVSAAF, encoded by the coding sequence ATGACCACCACCCCCCCGGTCTGGATCGGCACCAGCTGGAAAATGCACAAGACGCTGGCCGAAGCGCTGGCCTTTGCCGATGCCCTGCTGGCGGCAGATGCGACGCGCGATCCACGGATCCAACGCTTTGTCATCCCGCCCTTCACCGCCATCCGGCAGGTGAAGGACCGTCTCGCGGGCAGTTCCGTCAAGGTCGGGGCGCAGACCATGCACTGGGCCGATCAGGGGGCGTGGACCGGCGAGGTTTCGGCGCCGATGCTGGTGGATTGCGGCATGGATCTGGTGGAACTGGGCCATTCCGAACGCCGCACACACTTTGGCGAAAGCAACGAGACCGTGGGCCTGAAGGTCGAAGCCGCCCTGCGCCATGGGCTGACCCCCTTGATCTGCATTGGTGAGACGCTGGCCGACCGCGACAGTGGCCGCGCCGATGCGGTGCTGGAGGCCGAGGTGCGGGCCGCCTTGGGCAAACTGCGCCCGGACCAGAACAGCGCGCCGATCCTGCTGGCCTATGAGCCGGTCTGGGCGATTGGCGAACACGGCGTCCCGGCCAGTGCCGATTATGCCGATGCGCGGCAGGCCCGGATTGCGACGGTGGCCGCCGAAATGCTGGGCCGCCGCGTGCCCTGTCTTTACGGCGGCTCGGTCAATCCCGGCAATTGTGCCGAGCTGATCGCCTGCCCGCATATCGACGGACTGTTCATCGGCCGCTCGGCCTGGAGCGTCGCCGGATACCTCGACATTCTCGCGCGCGTCTCTGCTGCGTTTTGA